Proteins from a single region of Urocitellus parryii isolate mUroPar1 chromosome 4, mUroPar1.hap1, whole genome shotgun sequence:
- the Or51q1 gene encoding olfactory receptor 51Q1, with protein MGPVTNTTHAPFYFILTGIPGFEASHIWISIPFFCLYAISIMGNTTILAVICIEPSLRQPMYLFLSMLALTDLGLTLTTLPTVMQLFWFNIQKINTGFEACFAQFFFLHGFSFMESSVLLAMSFDRYVAICRPLHYASILTSEVICRIGLAIICRCVLAVLPSLFLLKRLPFCRSHLLSHSYCLHQDMIHLVCADIRVNAWYGFALVLLIIVMDPLLIVLSYVLILKNVLSTATRTERFRALNNCLSHFLAVLVLYVPMVGVSMTHRFAKHASPLVHVIMANIYLLAPPVMNPIIYSAKTKQIHQGITRLLFQRKMH; from the exons ATGGGGCCTGTGACTAACACCACCCACGCTCCCTTCTACTTCATCCTCACGGGCATTCCTGGATTTGAAGCTTCTCACATATGGATCTCCATCCCCTTCTTCTGTCTCTACGCCATCTCCATCATGGGAAACACTACCATTCTTGCTGTCATCTGCATAGAGCCGTCTCTGCGCCAGCCCATGTACCTGTTCCTCTCCATGCTGGCTCTGACTGACCTGGGCCTCACACTCACCACTCTGCCCACAGTCATGCAGCTCTTCTGGTTCAACATTCAAAAAATcaatacggg ATTTGAGGCCTGCTTTGCACAGTTCTTCTTCCTCCATGGATTCTCCTTTATGGAATCTTCCGTCCTGCTGGCCATGTCCTTTGACCGTTATGTGGCCATCTGCCGCCCCCTCCATTATGCCTCCATCCTCACCAGTGAGGTCATTTGTAGAATTGGGTTAGCCATTATTTGCCGCTGTGTCCTGGCTGTTCTTCCCTCACTTTTCCTACTCAAGCGCCTGCCCTTCTGCCGCTCCCACTTACTCTCTCACTCCTACTGCCTCCACCAGGATATGATTCACCTGGTCTGTGCTGACATCCGAGTCAACGCCTGGTATGGATTTGCCCTGGTCCTGCTCATTATTGTAATGGACCCTCTGCTCATTGTACTCTCCTATGTACTCATCTTGAAAAATGTCTTGAGCACAGCCACCCGGACTGAGCGATTTCGTGCCCTCAATAACTGTCTTTCTCACTTTCTGGCTGTTCTGGTCCTTTATGTCCCCATGGTTGGTGTATCTATGACTCACCGCTTTGCCAAACATGCCTCTCCACTGGTCCATGTTATCATGGCCAATATCTACCTGCTGGCCCCACCTGTGATGAATCCTATCATTTACAGTGCAAAGACTAAGCAGATCCATCAGGGAATTACTCGCCTCCTATTTCAGAGGAAAATGCACTAA